The genomic interval ATTCATTTTAGCACCATTCCCTTTCAAGAATGTTGACCATGaacacatatataacatattaacaAGTCTCGTCTTGATAAATACACTTAAATACACAAAACGAAAGTAAAAACTatagcagttccaccaaacacaaaaggacactTCATTAAGCTTAATTTAGCAACAACCAgaatgagtgaaaaaaaagatttaaaataaataaataaataaataaataaacaagctGAAAGTGAATTTTGGAGTCTGTAATATCATAATATCACTGTGAACgtatatatcttgtttttcaTACACTTTAATGTTTATGTCTTTGGATTTAAGACATTTCGTCCAATCAGAGGGAGCGACCAGGTGGACCtcttgtttttaataaaataattttgcAGTCAAATGATACATTTGTCACTTCATGATCCTGCGACCTGGGATCAGTTATTGAAACAGAAATCTTCCACGTTGTTGAGTTTGATCGTCTGCAGTTCCTGGCTGTCCAGCAGCCTGTAGCTGAAAGACACCCGGTTCACAAACTTCCCGCTGGACACCATCCTCACCACCGTGTTATCACAGCCGATCTTCATGTGGGctgcaggggagaggagaggacgcGTCAGGTCTTAGTTCAACCGGCAGGATTTGATAATGCGGAAGGGAAGGAGGTCAGTGTGTACTCACTGGGTCCAGTGAAGGAGATGCAGAGATCTGTGATGGGCAGCAGCTTCGACGTGTCGATGCCGCTTCCTCCCAGCAGCTGCACAAAATCTCCTGATTCTGCGCAGCCAGGCAGGGACCTCTGTGGAAGTCAACACATGGCTTTGTAACGTGGAAAACACTGTAACTCAACAACCTGTCTAACATGACCCATCTTTCTTTCTCGACAAGTGTTTGAATGACAACGTGATCAGCCACTCGTTCAAAAAGCTTGAGACCAGCAACGCTTACGTTCACGAGCGAAATACGAAGTAGCTTGATGTCCTCGGAACATCGTTAAGAAGAATTAATGTAAAATTCACTctcttttaactctgttttggtctcctccaactccagagggaaatatctctaatgtctctttagctgctcgATGCTCCGCGATGTTCAccagctttttcactgaaaacagccacCTGCTGCGGCTGGACATTATactgagagcagtgagagtgaaccataacagtgaagttgtgggctttaaaacagaaacagtgagaTGAAAGACACAAAATTGCTCTGTAGaggataattctctgtgggttcttTACTATGAGTGACCACTTTCATGTTACACGTAGtcataaatattgattttagACCTGTTTCAGACCTGATTTGTTGCAAAAAGGAACTTTTAATTTTGAGTTAGCAGGCGTAAGCCGAAGGAAAAGCTTATAGATATGACAGTATTCTGTCAAACAATGGGACTTCGAGGCAAAAACAATGAGAACTGTACTTAACGTTCGGTTTTAAATGGTCAGTTCACACCAACAGTTTCCAATGCAAAAATCACTTTACCAAAAGTGGGTTTTATGGAAAGACATATTGACGTTTGATGTGATTTTTTGCTTGAGAAAGTGTGGTGAGGAAACATTAAAGTGGACAATGTAGAGAAATCAGTCTCTCATGCGTTTGTTCACCTTGGGAAAGTTGTTGAAGTGTCCCAGGCTGAACTCAGAGACGTCGATCTCCACTGGATATATGATGGAGAAGCTGCAGTTCCTGTGCTGCTGCGGGATCACCATTGTGTAACTGCCCTCTGGTGACTGGGAGATGACATTACAGGCTGCAGGGAGACAAGAAATGGTGAAAGGAGGGATGTAACAAGGATTTCCTTGATGGACTCTCAAGGTGAGGCAGGAGAATATACACAGATGCACAAGCACTCTCACAGACAGTTTAATGCAAATGAGTGACACAGGTTAAAAAGACGTACTGGCACAATTTAAAGGGGATTTAATAACGAGCACCTGTTCTGTCAAAGCTGATGGAACAAATTAAAGTCTAGGTATCATGAAAGCAAATGAAGTGGTGATCTGAGGACACTGATGCGGATTTTGAACAATAATATCACAGTTTAGTAGAAAAGTCATACTGATTTTGGGTTCAACTTTGCCCTTGGATTTAGCTGTCTTTGTCTTGTCCTTACATGTTGCCACGTGATCCTGGTCCTGATCCAGAAACACAGTGATGGCAAACTGTCCCCTGTTGGTGCAACTGATGACTAAAGCCCCCCTGCCGGGCTTATGTCATCACCACAGACTCCACAAATGTGCTGAGAGCCTAAACGGCCACATTTAAAGTGCCTGTGTCCATTTTACAGCTAATGCACGAACGTGACGATGTACTCACGTAAAGGATTGATGTGTTTCCTGACCGTCAGGGTGAAGCTGCTGCCGGCGTCGTGAATGCGGAAGAAGACCATGGCCACGTTCTGAGAGGAGCGCACGCTTCTCCTCAGGGATCCCGAGTCACAGTAATCCACATAGCGCTCGTACAGAGGCAGCGGGTGATCCTGGGAGCTGGGGAACTTCTCTCCTTTCATCACCCAGCCGTCAAACACCTTCACGGGACACGTTAAACAGGGAGAAGCAGGTCTGAGTTTGATGTGATCTCTGTATAAAGTGAGTTACATGAATAATTGGAACTAATGAGTGCTTTTTGGTTGATCTGGCTCTGTTGGAAACATATTGAACTTAATACTTCTTAGGGCTTCTTAGAGGTCAGGTAAAGTAAGCAGGCTGACTTATGTTAAAGGAGCTTTTTCTCTAATCATGAAGTGTTTCCAGGCTTAGGAGAGCACGTCGACTGATCCCATGATGAACTACAGAATACAGAAAAGACCTAAGAGGCAGTTTCTCTGCAGCAGGAGTTGAGGATGTCACAATTAAAGCTGAATGTGGATTCAGCAAGTGGATGTTTTAGCTCC from Enoplosus armatus isolate fEnoArm2 chromosome 18, fEnoArm2.hap1, whole genome shotgun sequence carries:
- the crhbp gene encoding corticotropin-releasing factor-binding protein — encoded protein: MRVMERTFREQLFFLVLCLSVLKGDSRYIENNEISKDELYSFFTSELKRETPEELMYRRPLRCLDMVAVEGQFTFTAERPQLSCAAFFMAEPNEVISVDYDNVDIDCKGGDFITVFDGWVMKGEKFPSSQDHPLPLYERYVDYCDSGSLRRSVRSSQNVAMVFFRIHDAGSSFTLTVRKHINPLPCNVISQSPEGSYTMVIPQQHRNCSFSIIYPVEIDVSEFSLGHFNNFPKRSLPGCAESGDFVQLLGGSGIDTSKLLPITDLCISFTGPTHMKIGCDNTVVRMVSSGKFVNRVSFSYRLLDSQELQTIKLNNVEDFCFNN